CTGGCATCTCCCATCTCAACAACACCCCTTAATGTGACTCCAAACGTTGGCCTCTCCTTTCTCAACAGGCCACGTGTTTTCAAAGGACACTGGAGAACTCAAGGAGAGGATGTGAAAGTCAAATGTGATGTGGGTGAGAAgtgcttcttctctctctctcattttttaaaatatttattttatattggagtacagtcgattaataatgtgttagtttcagatgtacagcaaagtgattcagttatacatatacatgtatctattcttttcaaattcttttcccatttaggttgttacatagtattgagcagagttctctgtgctgtacagtaggtccttgttggttattcattttaaatatagcagtatgtacctgtcaatcccaaactccctaactatccccccccacccttcccccatggtaaccataagttcgttctctaagtctgtgagtctgtttctgtttcgtaaataagttcatttgtgtcatttttttaagaaaaagattccgcatataagcgatatcatacgatatttctctttctctgtctgacttacttcactcagtatgacaatctctaggtccatccgtgttgctgcaaatagcattatttcattcttttttatggctgagtaatattccattgtatatatataccacatcttctgctggagagggtgtggagagaagggaaccctcctacgctgttggtgggaatgtaaattggtgcagccactatggagaacagtatggaagttccttaaaaaactaaaaatagagctaccatatgatccttcaatcccactcctggacatatatctggagaaagacatggtccgaaaggatacatgcacccaccccggtgttcattgcagtgcttttacaatagccaagacatggaagcgacctaaatgtccatccacagaagaATGGATAGAGAAGTGCTTCTTCTCTCTTTGTGGTCCTCTGAGTAGTGACTGTCTGCTGCCCCAGTGTTCTTTCTCAGTGCATCTCTTTGTATTCCTGCCTGATGCCAAGGCCCTGGATAGCCAGCCAGAGCCCTGAGGAGGAGGACATACGTCTGGGCGGGGGTGCACTTACCTGTGACCACAAGCTCCAGGGCGTCACTGGGGGCTGACCAGACATAAGGGCTGCCACTGTACCAACTGTAGCATGTGTAGATCCCTGAGAAGCTGAGGTTCACAGGACCCAGAATGAAGTCACCCCAGCGTCCCCCATTTTGGTGCTGTGACAGAACGGCCCTTccctccttgctcagtgaaaatCCATTGAACGAGATGTGTGCTGAGCTGCACCGGAGGGAAACACTCTCTCCTGGCATCACCACAAGGCACCCGTCAGTGGAGAGGGCGGGTTTGTCATACAAGCCTAAAAGAGCAGAGAGTGAGCTGTTAGCAAGATTTTGTGTCATTCCCCTGTATCCCCGCCACTCATGTTGGATCCATGCTAAGAGAAGCGAAGAAGCTGACATTTCCTGCTGCAATGGAATGGGAGGTGGTAACATCCCATTTCACTACTACAGGATCTATACTCTGTCCCCAGTTACTGTAGATAGAGCTGAGCAAACAATCAGATGAGATGCCATCTTCGAGAGATAGCAAGCTAGTCTCTAAAGCCAGAAGTGCCACACGATTCTGTTCCCAATTGCAATGTGTGGGTTTCTCCCCACACCGCCGAGCAATTCTGAGACCCCAGCTGGGCATCCCACaagtcaactcaattctgaccCTCTCTCCCTGGCAATAACGGCAGATCTCCCAGGTTTAGGGCTCCAGGTTAAgagctcagtcctacaagaccgcccccacttcagatgccaatcagaaatctaggttgtcacctgtgcttctgactcaATGGCTATAAATCAGAAGTTCCCAGGACCCAGTTCTTGGGTTCAATTTATTTGCTAGGGTGGcttacagaactcaggaaagcagtttacttactagatttcTGGTTTATTATGAAAGCATGtgtcaggaacagccagatggaagagatgcatagggcttcattacacaggcaaGACTGATTaagtcattggccattggtgattgattcaacctccagcctctctgccctccctggaggtcaggtgagaggtgggtggggctgaaagttgcAACTCTCCCATGACTTGGTtagttcccctggcaaccagcccccatccttaggtgctttccaaaagtcacctcattaacataaactcaggtgtggttgaaagggatTTCTTATGAAAATGAAGACACCTTTATTGCTCATCGCTTAGGGAATCCCAAGGGTTTggggagctctgtgtcaggaacgaggatgaagaccaaatatatgtttCTTATTATAAGTCACAATATCACAAGCCATAtgttggggaagagagggaatggTATCCAGAGACTTTGAGGAGCTATGGCAGGGGCTGAAggatattctttttattctttgtataAAAAGAAtaggtagggggcttccctggtggcgcagtggttgagaatctgcctgccaatgcaggggacacgggttcgagccctggtctgggaagatcccacatgccgcggagcaactaggcccgtgagccacaactactgagcctgcgcgtctggagcccatgctccgcaacaggagaggccgcgacagcgagaggcccgcacaccgcgatgaagagtggcccccgcttgccacaaccagagagagccctcgcacagaaacgaagacccaacacagccataaataaattaattaaaaaaaagtttcctcatttaaaaaaataaaaaagaataggtaGAAGAACCTGGAAATTCAGGGTGCAACCTTCTAGAAACACAGGGTTAGGCCACCCTGAGGACAGAGCTTCAAACTGAGGGCTGGATGCATGCAGCAGGAGCGTAACTCCCCACTCCTTAGGTATGAGCTGCGTGTAGTGATTTCCTTCCAgatggaaagggagggtgggaggaagagtcatgttacagtggagaaacctgacaaacactgtCTCAGCCAGGCACGCGAGCTCAACATCAACAGCCATATTCATTGGTATAGTACGTACGCTTACTGTGATATGATTAAAAATGGCACTGGGCCTTGGTGGTCTTCACCGTGATCCATAGCCCCTGTCTTATCATGAGTAAAACATCAGACAACTTCCGATAGTGGGGCATCCTGCAAAATACCAGAGCAGCACCCCTCAAAACTGTCGAGGTCATCGAAAACAAGGAAAGTCCGAGAAACTTCCACAGCCAAGAagaaactaaagagacatgacaactaaatgcaatgtgggatgGGATCCCAGAATAGATGAAGGATGTTGGGTAGACACTAAGGAAATCTCAACGAACTTCGGCTCattataatgtatcaatattggttcattaatggTAAGGGGTGTATCATACTAAAGGAAAATATTCGCAACTGGGTGCTGGGTATATGGGAACGCTCTGTTGTATCTCCTCCATTTCCCTGGAAATctgaaactgttctaaaaatagcatctctgaaaaaataagaaaggaaaaagaccTGAGGGTCAGAGACCGTGGACGTGGCCTCACCTGTCACCACCAGCTCCAGGGCTTCACTGTACCCTGACCAGTGGTACTGTTTCATGTATCGGCACTGATAACGTCCTGCAGTATTTGTATCCATGTGTTTAATGACAAACTCAGCCGTCTTCTGAAATCCCAATTTCTTGTCCACCACTTTGTATGTGGAGTTTCCCAGGATCTCCAGTTGGTACAGGTAAGACTCAGGAGTTCCCCCACACAGGATCTTCACAGACTCATTCCAGGGAATCAGAGAACCGGGCGTGGCAGATATGGTAGGACTGGGAAGATTCCCTAGAAGAAAATAGAGCCCAGACTCAGGTGGCCTGCCATGGAGAAACCGTACTTCTTTCTTTCACTATGGGGGGAACAAATAAATTAAGGTGTGATGGACTTATATTTcctgcctttaaaatattttcttagtattttctaattgtggtaaaataaaatgtgttacataaacataaaatttactatttaaaccatttttttggcaagggagggggaagctggggcgaagtgagagtagcattgacacatacacaccaccaaatgtaaaatagatagctagtgggaagcagcagtaaACCAATTTTAAgtgcacagctcagtggcattaattgCACTCACCATATCGTGCAACCATCACGACCATCTATTTTCAGGACTTTTTCATGATTTCAAACAAAAACCCTACAACCATTAAGCAGCAACTCTCCACTCTCTCTTTCCTTAGGCCCTGGTCACTTCTAattaactttctgtctctatgaatttcccTATCCTACATACCTTGTGTCAGTGGAATaacacaatatttgtctttctgtgtctggcataTTTTACTTCGTGTAGTGTcatcaagatccatccatgttgtagcccaTGTCAgaatatctttcctttttatggctgaataatattccactgtttgtatagaccacattttatttatacattcatgtCAATggctatttgggttgtttccaccttctggctgttgtgaataatgttgctatgaacatgggtgtataaatatcttGCTAgaatccctgctttcaatttcttttgttatatatatgcaagtggaattgctggattggatatttagtttttaagaactgaaggattttttgaggaactgaattccttcctttttatatatattttttattcaggtGAAATTTACATAACGTAAAATTAACCACTTCTAACGTATGCAATTCAGTGgcgtttagtacattcacagcGTCGTGCAATCAtcacctctgtctagttccaTTTTCATTGCCCCGCAAAGGAGACCCCATACACATTAATCCTACCCTCTCTGCAGCCCTAGCAACCGCTAGTCTGCCAGCAGTTTGCTTGGTGTTTGGTCGCCGTGGTAATCCTTATGAACATGCAGTTCTGTGCTTCACTCTAACGTAAGGGTGCTGAAGCTTGGAGAAACTGTGCCCATTGCTCAAGACCACAAACTGAAGAGTGGTGCAATCTAGTTTGGAAACTAGGACTATCTCACTCCAGCTTCTCTGCTCTTTCCTCTGCAGATGGGGGAGAGCTCTCTCTCCTGCAGCAGTTAGAGAATGCAGTGTGGGGGACAGCCAACAAGTGTGTGACGGATATGATGATTAGTTCTGTGAGAGAGGGCGGGAAGGCTGGGACTTGGAAACTCCCGCTCCGGGAGTGGCATTTAGGATGGAACGGGATTTGGAAATGTTTTGGGGGACCCGAAGGTGCTGGTTAGCTTCTTGGCACCAATGCATTCATACGGAGTGGCTTTAAGCGAGTGATTTTGCATGTTGAAGACTTCTGTCCTTGGCTTTAACCCCTACACAGAAACTAGCAAACAGGGGGAGGGACGCTCAGAATCTGCTGGTTCCCTTTGTCAAGGTGTATCCTCTATTTTAGACCTGATAGTGATGTGCTAAACTGCAGCTCTGTGAAGGGGGAAACAAGGGAGCTTGCCGTCCTCAGCAGGATTGTTGTGAAGCAAGACGAGCCCTGCAGGACTTCCTTAGTTCAGTATCGTTCACTCACCAATACCTCCATGTATTTGTTATTCCGAGATACACAGAGAGATACCTCCATTAACTCAGCACATTGTTTATCTACTATCATGGCTTAAACCGGTGGTGCTCAACAGGAGACAGACAGTTTTCCCTTCCAGGGGACAATCTGTCAATATCTGGAGACATCTTTGGCTGTCACAGTTGTGGTGGAAGATACTACTGGCATGTAgcgggtagaggccaaggatggtGCTTAATATCCTATACTTCACAGGACTGCCCCTAAAACAGGATTATCCAGTCTCAAATGTCAATAGTACTGAGGTTGAGAAATGCTGACCTAAACAGACCCCTACCTTTAAGAATGATGGTGTAGAAAAAAGTcagatattaatttaaaaaatacacgaGGATGCAATTGTAGGTCATGATATATGGTCTGCAGTTCTTAAGGTGTAGAACTTGGAGATCTGATAACAGACTTGAGGGTTCAGCTGCTATGTGAGGATGAGTAAGAATTGcccaggcagggacttccctggtggcgcagtaggtaagactctgcgctcccaatgcagggggcccaggttcgatccctggtcggggaactagatcctgcatgcatgctgcaactaagaagcccacatgccacaactaagaagtcagaatgctgcaactaagacccggtgcagcctaaattaaaaaaaaaaaagaattgcctaGGCAACGTGGATAGGAGGCTTTGGAGCATTGCAGATAGATAGAAGGACAATGGGAGACATCTCCGAGTTAATAAGGTGCAATGAGTGAAGGAGAAGCTAGATTAAGGTCAGCACGGGTGAGGAGCAGAGAGAGTCAGAGGGAGAGTGGAAGGTGAGCTGGACAGGTGGTCACAAGCCAGGTGGGCAGAGCTTGAGAGACCTGGGCAAGTGGGTAGGTTTATCTGAAGATTGACTACTGAGGACCTGTAAGAGGGAGGTAAATATATTCGTattttaaagacacaaataatCCAGGCTACAGTCTTTAGAAGGAACTGGAAGAAAGAAGACATGGATGGACGAGGGGTTACACCCCTTAGGAGGACAAGGTAGTTGGGGTGACAGAATATACAGTAGCAATTTAGTACTGCTTAGTGCTTGGTACTGTAGTAGTACAGAGGAATATGCAAATTCTGCAGGAGGGTTGGACTAAGGCAGtgtccctttattttttatttttattttgtagcccaaagtcacatttttatttataatttaagcATCCATTGTAGATAGAACTTGGCTTACTCATTGTGGAAGATAggagagtaaataaaataagtacGTCTTCTCAGAAAACCTTATGTTGTATCATTAATTAGCGTTAAAAAGTAatgaatcaggacttccctggtggcgcagtggttaggagtccgcctgtcaatgcaggggacatgggtttgagccctggtctgggaggatcccacatgccgcggagcaacaaagcccgtgcgccacaactactgagcctgggctctagagctcgcgagccacaactactgagctcacgtgccacaactactgaagcccagacgcctagagcccgtgctgcacaacaggagaagccacggcaatgagaagcccgcgcaccgcgatgaagagtagcccccgctcaccacaactagagaaagcccgcgcgcagcaacaaagacccaactcaaccaaaaaaaaaaaaaagtaatgaatcaAGGAAAGTGGAGACTGGGTGGGCCCTTCATATAGAGTCcaaatacctttttttcccccatgatcACCTTCATCCTCATCATCACAGGTAACACACTTACCAAATACATAACTTACTTTATTTACGTGGTTTATCTCGATTAAGCCTCACAATGATCCAATGAAATAgattccattattatttttatttctcttctataGATAAAGAAATTGGTTCTGAGAGTTGAAGCTACTTGCGTAAAGTTCTCTAAGGCAGTGTCCCTTTAAATGAAGCAAAGTGGATAGAACTGGGGAGAGTTAGGTTGTGAAAGCAAGTACATTTGATATAGGGAGGCTGTTGGACAATGGAAGATGGTTCCCGACTTTCTCATCCGTGCAGTCGTGAACATTCAGTAAGATGCACACCTCTGATGGACAGTCAGCCTAACAGAGGCAAAGGCCAAATCCAGGTCTGAACGCGATGAGTTTGAGGGATTCCCAAGATACCAAAGTGAGGTAGAAGTTATGCAAGGGAAGCACAGTGGAGACAGCTGGAGCAAAGAATAAAATTGGTATTCATCTGGGCTCTAGACTATTTCTCCTGCTCTTCTATCCTGGAGCTGCCATGAGGATATAGGGGGACTGGGGGAGACTTAGGGGAACACTTACCATCTTGTGCCTGAATCTTCTGGCCAAGACAGAGCACTGGAAGAGAGACATTCATGAAAACTCAATCCGCGAATTTCCAGTCTTTATTATAAATCACCCAACATAATGACATAcagttgtcatttttttaaaatgattttattttttggccacaccacggggcatgcgggatctcatttccctgaccagggatcgaacccacaccccctgcagtggaagcgtggattcttaaccactggactgccagggaagtcccacaggtGACATTTCTTTCTTCTACAGCAGAAATAGTAAACAAGactcatcttttagttttatcctCCAGATTCCAGCCCTGAGACGCTCATCTGTAGGAACTCTGGAACCATCATGGGTCTCCAGACAGCATGGCATGGGTTGAATGAACCCCACAAGGTCAACTTGACCACTTGATCATGGAGCCTTACAGGCTAGCATGGAGTTGGGACTTGGGCAGATGCAGTTACAGAAACCTGGGCAAAGAGCATCTCTCCACTAAGGAGATAAGAATCTTCTCGGCAGCTCCTAAAATCACTGAGTTCTCATGTTAAGAGAGACCTTGACTATTTTGGGATCCCCCCCATCTTTCCCTCTAACCCACTTGCATTTGAGAACTCACCGAGGCAGAAGAGGGTGATGTCTCTGGGGGCCATGGTCCTGACACAGCCAGCCTCACCCCAGTCAGCCTCTTGTTGGTGCACATCAGCAGATGACAGATTCTCATGAGACAGTAAGAGCCACAGGAAGTATGAGAGCAGAGTTCCTCATCAGAGAATTTCTACATCTATTTCTCCACAGGAATGGTTCCTTCCAAAAGAACTTCATCCTGGGGAGCTCTTGGGTGGTGTCTAAGAGGAGATCAATCTTCCTGTTTATGTTTCAGATGAGAAGTGAGTGTTTTCCTTAACCAATGTCTAATGGGGCTCAAATCCTTCTTTGGACAAGATCCCACATCTAAATGGAAGAGCTTGGGACAGGATATTAGATGGGTGCCATACAGACAGAgagatttcttcattgatccatCAGTCAAAAGCCAAGTGGCCTTGGCTGTTATGGACCCACATGTCCTCCCCGGAATTCATGGACCAAGTTTGGGCTCAATCAGGCAGGCAGTGTACTCTTATGCTTGGGATTATCTCCATGCCGGCATGCAGAGGGATTTTTTTTCAGGAGGTATTCACCATCTCTAAAGAAAGAACctcctatatctatatctgtatctatatttaaACCTGTAATCTATAGATAGATGATGGATTGATAGAGaatatagattagatagataggtagataggtaggtaggtaggtagatagacaggTGGACAGAGATATACAGACAGATAAATTTGGTTACAGATACCTGGCTATCACTAGTTCTTCAAGTATGAGAAGTCAAATATTTCACATCAAACTTTCTACTGGCTGTCTCATTTTCATTGCAAGGCATCActctttttttcaactttatggagatataattgacataacattgtgtaagtttaggtGCACaatatgttgatttgatacacttcgGTGCCGCAAAATGAGGTCCACTGTGGCATTAGCTAATGCCTCCACCACCTCACAtaattgccatttctttttttttttttttttttgtggttagatctactctctcagcaacttttaaGTATAGAATACAGTATCGTTAATTATactcaccatgctatacattggAGCCTTagaaattatttatctttttttaaaataaatttatttattttatttattgatttttggctgtgttgggtctcttgctgtgcacgggctttctctagttgcggtgagcgggggctactcttcgttgcagtgcacgggcttcttactgcagtggcttcccttgttgccgagcacgggctctaggtgcacggcttcagtagttgcggcgcacgggcgtagttgctccgcggcatgtggtatcttcctggaccagggctcgaacccgcgtcccctgcattggcaggcggattcctaaccactgcaccaccagggaagcccccaggctcATGTTCTTTTTGACAAATCAGAACCCCTGGTAGGAGGTAAAAATTAAGCAGTAAGGCAGGGACTACAGCACCTCTCAGTGTCCATCCAGCCTGTACCTGTggatggggggcagggcaggggctcaTCTCCTGCCATGTCCGTGCCTTTTCCGTGGTCCCTGCTTCCATGCGGCACCCCTGAGACTGGCACTGTGAACACCGCCCCCTCCTTATGTCACTCCAGCCTAGTGGTGGCACCAGCATCCTGCCCTTACCTATTGCTGGGTAGTCTCACTTCCCCTGTTTGGTTTCCT
Above is a window of Balaenoptera ricei isolate mBalRic1 chromosome 19, mBalRic1.hap2, whole genome shotgun sequence DNA encoding:
- the LOC132353905 gene encoding LOW QUALITY PROTEIN: immunoglobulin alpha Fc receptor-like (The sequence of the model RefSeq protein was modified relative to this genomic sequence to represent the inferred CDS: inserted 3 bases in 2 codons) is translated as MGSPGGQDKPSLSAWPNPVVPQGQHVTLXVDSHLGFDRFSLYQDDGAHVPGLPDILFQNSFLVGPVTSAHAGTYRCHGYYSHFPCXWSAPSEPLEIVVTEADWGEAGCVRTMAPRDITLFCLVLCLGQKIQAQDGNLPSPTISATPGSLIPWNESVKILCGGTPESYLYQLEILGNSTYKVVDKKLGFQKTAEFVIKHMDTNTAGRYQCRYMKQYHWSGYSEALELVVTGLYDKPALSTDGCLVVMPGESVSLRCSSAHISFNGFSLSKEGRAVLSQHQNGGRWGDFILGPVNLSFSGIYTCYSWYSGSPYVWSAPSDALELVVTDTTNQDYTTENLIRMGMAGLPLLALLAILAENWLGHQVPHEEDQQDLPELSCSRQKTQTEWTFGLTPKGHQVDTRH